Proteins encoded within one genomic window of Prosthecobacter fusiformis:
- the scpB gene encoding SMC-Scp complex subunit ScpB: MELSAIVESLLFATQEPLPLTQMVTAIKDTAKDIREATPEGETAPEWVEPLLTIDELNVREAIDELVAHYEKDGRAFTIVERTHGWRLCAKADYVEWCRALYPGKKVQRLSQPALETLAIIAYRQPITKAGVEAVRGVSVDAMVQQLVDRGLVKIEGRADLPGRPLLYGTTDAFLDHFSVRTLDELPNAAELRRVKLPTPDSEQPGAAQPEETQLSLAPAEPAAPAASE; encoded by the coding sequence ATGGAACTGTCCGCCATTGTTGAATCCCTGCTTTTTGCGACCCAGGAGCCCCTGCCCCTGACGCAGATGGTCACGGCGATCAAGGATACGGCAAAGGACATCCGGGAAGCCACACCTGAGGGAGAAACGGCACCCGAATGGGTGGAGCCCCTCCTGACGATTGACGAACTAAATGTGCGCGAGGCGATTGATGAACTGGTGGCCCATTACGAAAAAGATGGCCGCGCCTTCACCATCGTGGAGCGCACCCATGGCTGGCGGCTCTGCGCCAAGGCCGATTACGTAGAATGGTGCCGTGCCCTGTATCCGGGGAAAAAGGTGCAGCGCCTCAGCCAGCCTGCGCTGGAGACGCTGGCTATCATCGCCTATCGCCAGCCCATCACCAAAGCCGGGGTGGAGGCGGTGCGAGGAGTGAGTGTGGATGCCATGGTGCAACAACTTGTGGACCGGGGGCTGGTGAAGATTGAAGGCCGTGCTGACCTGCCCGGGCGGCCGCTCCTCTACGGCACAACGGATGCTTTCCTGGACCACTTCAGCGTGCGCACGCTGGATGAACTGCCCAATGCCGCCGAACTGCGCCGAGTAAAACTGCCGACGCCAGATTCTGAACAACCGGGGGCCGCGCAACCTGAGGAAACTCAGCTTTCCCTGGCCCCGGCCGAACCCGCCGCCCCGGCAGCCTCCGAGTAA
- the pheA gene encoding chorismate mutase — MSLDETRIKIDAIDQQLIRLLNERAEMVHVIGEIKKKDGLDIYVPGREEKLLRKLCELNAAQQGLLTEKAIRAIFREIMSAALALENSLSIAYLGPAGSWTHQVAINKFGNSVSYAAEASTEGVFARVASQGVDYGVLPIEHSTEGAVHHTLDHLVDSDLQIYAEILWKVETVVMAKGDADSIHVIYGLPQMLAQCRPWLTQCFPKASLAASASSSLAATHAENEPGAAAIGTPLGAELHGLRVLSTSPPEHASRARFIILGRRSGAPTGHDNTMLMVHARDRVGALLEVLQVFASRNVNVRQIENRPVPGDLTGEQARFFLEISGHHEEPALQEAIRDLTGQGAKVKVLGSYPAPGWVEER; from the coding sequence ATGTCGCTCGACGAAACACGCATCAAGATTGACGCCATCGATCAACAACTGATCCGGTTGCTGAATGAACGCGCCGAGATGGTGCATGTGATCGGCGAGATCAAGAAGAAGGATGGCCTGGACATTTATGTGCCGGGCCGTGAAGAAAAGCTCCTGCGCAAGCTGTGCGAACTGAATGCCGCCCAACAGGGTTTGCTCACAGAAAAGGCGATTCGGGCCATTTTCCGTGAGATCATGAGTGCGGCGCTGGCACTGGAAAACAGTCTGAGCATTGCCTACCTGGGCCCGGCAGGATCCTGGACACATCAGGTGGCGATCAATAAATTCGGCAACAGCGTCTCCTATGCCGCGGAGGCCAGCACGGAGGGCGTCTTTGCCCGGGTGGCCAGCCAGGGTGTGGACTATGGGGTGCTGCCCATTGAGCATTCCACCGAAGGCGCCGTCCACCATACGCTGGATCATCTGGTGGACTCGGATCTGCAAATCTATGCAGAGATCCTTTGGAAAGTGGAAACGGTGGTGATGGCCAAAGGAGATGCGGATTCCATCCACGTCATCTACGGCCTGCCGCAGATGCTGGCGCAGTGCCGCCCGTGGCTGACGCAGTGTTTTCCCAAAGCCTCCCTGGCTGCGAGCGCCTCCTCCAGCCTGGCAGCTACCCATGCAGAAAATGAGCCGGGGGCGGCCGCCATCGGCACTCCCCTGGGGGCGGAGTTGCATGGACTCCGAGTCCTCTCCACGTCTCCCCCAGAGCATGCCTCCCGTGCCCGTTTCATCATCCTGGGCAGACGCAGTGGTGCCCCGACCGGGCATGACAATACCATGCTCATGGTCCATGCGCGCGACCGTGTGGGTGCGCTGCTAGAGGTACTGCAGGTTTTTGCGAGCCGGAATGTCAATGTACGCCAGATTGAAAATCGCCCCGTACCAGGCGACCTAACGGGTGAGCAGGCGCGGTTTTTCCTGGAGATCAGCGGCCATCATGAGGAGCCAGCTTTACAGGAGGCCATTCGTGATCTCACCGGCCAAGGTGCCAAGGTCAAAGTGCTGGGCAGCTACCCGGCTCCTGGCTGGGTGGAAGAAAGATAA
- a CDS encoding MOSC domain-containing protein, producing the protein MMKLLSIQISAIQDIPSSETGSWWDKPWSTGFYKQSVLQPLWLGYEGLKGDQQADRRYHGGSEKAVCVYGVEHYPYWQEKLGLAEMPHGAFGENFTTEGLLEKGVCIGDVYSLGGALLQVSQPRQPCWKLARRWQIKDLTAQVERTGYTGFYFRVLRHGTVHVGSEFTLMERSFPQWTIALANEIMHHRRADKAAARELADCPLLSASWKDSLWSRSIVSSEEQEMAKKLRTDNAA; encoded by the coding sequence ATGATGAAACTGCTTTCCATCCAGATTTCGGCGATTCAGGACATCCCCTCTAGCGAAACCGGTTCCTGGTGGGACAAACCCTGGAGCACTGGCTTTTATAAGCAGTCTGTTTTGCAGCCCCTTTGGTTAGGCTATGAGGGGCTGAAAGGGGATCAGCAGGCGGATCGCCGCTATCATGGCGGTTCTGAAAAAGCTGTCTGTGTCTATGGGGTCGAGCACTACCCTTACTGGCAGGAAAAGCTGGGTCTGGCAGAGATGCCTCACGGGGCTTTTGGGGAAAATTTCACCACCGAGGGGCTTTTGGAAAAGGGCGTCTGCATCGGCGATGTCTATTCGTTGGGAGGTGCGTTGCTGCAGGTCTCGCAGCCGCGCCAGCCTTGCTGGAAGCTGGCCCGCCGCTGGCAGATCAAGGATCTGACGGCTCAGGTAGAGCGCACGGGCTACACAGGTTTTTACTTTCGTGTGCTACGGCACGGAACAGTGCATGTGGGGAGTGAATTCACCTTGATGGAGCGCTCGTTCCCACAGTGGACCATCGCCCTGGCGAATGAAATCATGCATCATCGGCGTGCCGATAAAGCTGCGGCCCGTGAACTGGCCGACTGTCCCTTGCTTTCCGCAAGCTGGAAGGATTCGTTATGGTCACGCAGCATCGTTTCCAGTGAGGAACAGGAGATGGCGAAGAAACTGCGCACGGACAATGCCGCTTGA
- the serS gene encoding serine--tRNA ligase, producing MLDIRLIRDNPDLVKERLATRSGDYASVVDEVLSIDTARRTAETERQKLQGDRNRISKEIGIAKKNGQDTGAIEAEVRGINERIEQIGQDADAADIRQRELLLGLPNLPHDACPVGHSAEENPEVRVWGAKPKFEFEPKDHTILGQQLGMLDFEAGAKITGSAFVVYRGQGARLERCLISFLLDLHTTLHGYEEISPPLLVKPECLVGTGQLPKFGDQVYHSPEDNLYLIPTAEVPVTNLHRDEILKMEQLPVNYAAYTPCFRREAGSAGLGTRGLIRMHQFDKVELVKITTPETSMTELESLTANAEKVLQLLGLHYRVIELCTGDIGFGSAKTYDIEVWAPGQGTYLEVSSCSNFGDYQARRMNLRYKDENGKNRVPHTLNGSGTALARLFVALVETYQQADGSILIPTALRGHFGADKIG from the coding sequence ATGCTCGATATCCGCCTCATCCGCGACAACCCTGATCTGGTCAAAGAACGCCTCGCCACTCGCAGTGGTGACTATGCGTCCGTGGTGGATGAAGTCCTGTCCATTGATACTGCCCGCCGCACGGCTGAGACTGAACGGCAAAAGCTCCAGGGGGACCGCAACCGCATCAGTAAGGAGATCGGCATCGCCAAAAAGAATGGCCAGGACACGGGTGCTATTGAGGCCGAAGTACGCGGCATCAATGAGCGCATCGAGCAAATTGGCCAGGATGCCGATGCTGCGGACATCCGTCAGCGCGAGCTTCTGCTCGGCCTGCCTAACCTGCCCCATGATGCCTGCCCCGTCGGGCACAGTGCCGAGGAGAATCCTGAGGTCCGTGTTTGGGGTGCCAAGCCTAAATTTGAATTTGAACCCAAGGACCACACCATCCTCGGACAGCAGCTTGGCATGCTGGATTTTGAAGCCGGGGCCAAGATCACAGGCAGTGCCTTTGTGGTCTATCGCGGTCAGGGTGCCCGTCTGGAGCGTTGTCTCATCAGCTTTTTGCTGGATCTTCACACCACCTTGCACGGTTATGAAGAGATCAGCCCGCCTTTGCTGGTGAAGCCCGAGTGCTTAGTTGGCACAGGCCAGCTCCCGAAATTTGGGGATCAGGTTTACCACAGCCCAGAAGACAATCTTTACCTCATTCCCACCGCTGAAGTGCCGGTCACAAACCTGCATCGCGATGAGATTTTGAAGATGGAGCAGTTACCCGTGAATTATGCCGCCTACACTCCCTGTTTCCGCCGTGAGGCTGGCAGCGCCGGTCTTGGCACCCGCGGGTTGATCCGCATGCATCAGTTTGATAAAGTGGAACTGGTGAAAATCACCACGCCGGAGACCAGCATGACCGAACTGGAAAGCCTGACCGCCAATGCGGAAAAAGTACTTCAGTTGTTAGGCCTGCATTATCGCGTCATCGAGCTCTGCACTGGCGACATCGGTTTTGGCTCGGCCAAGACCTATGACATTGAGGTCTGGGCACCGGGTCAGGGCACCTATCTGGAAGTTTCGAGCTGCTCGAACTTTGGCGATTATCAGGCCCGCCGCATGAACTTGCGCTATAAGGACGAGAACGGTAAAAACCGAGTTCCTCATACCTTAAATGGTTCGGGCACCGCCCTCGCCCGCCTCTTCGTCGCCCTGGTGGAGACGTATCAGCAGGCGGATGGCAGCATCCTCATTCCTACAGCGCTGCGCGGTCATTTTGGTGCCGATAAAATCGGATAA
- a CDS encoding surface lipoprotein assembly modifier encodes MRLHTLVSPGLFLFTLASVSPALAQLSPTHQKLAYVVREGDPIRTIDAADSVLKQTPEDVTALRVKAIALMDQDQLPEAISLLRQAVKIDPESVACRYYLAEALATNGELAESLVLLDQVKVRAPDSEYARRADIVLPELREMVVQTGATYDETIGSAMVQVTTEPPKRFKAQIRAALEYDDNVAARSDDSSFSGPESSGRGVLGWALDFTPLQQQLDESPLTLGLTYDGYQSWHERGRLTAFDVNQNILGAYLDRQGELAGLPYRARLGGAWEYTQVGDEFFNYALGLRAQFDLQWKPWTLTSLRYDYDYKNFSEDTILPATFSRDGSYHHAGVDQYFYLCQNRLILGVGYAYRWADTTGKQFETSAHTANISMQVELPAKITWRASVNYASEDFNQYTPDPQRFDNAWMFSTSLSRPIFTDNLSVELSYNYTIADSSVAFAEYQRQVLGLGLRYRY; translated from the coding sequence ATGCGTCTTCACACCCTCGTATCTCCAGGTCTATTCTTATTCACGCTGGCCTCTGTTTCACCCGCTTTGGCACAGCTCAGCCCCACTCATCAAAAGCTGGCCTATGTGGTGCGGGAAGGCGACCCCATCCGGACCATCGACGCGGCAGATTCAGTTTTAAAACAAACTCCGGAAGACGTCACCGCTCTACGTGTAAAGGCCATTGCCCTGATGGACCAGGATCAATTGCCCGAAGCTATCTCCCTGCTGCGCCAAGCTGTGAAGATCGATCCTGAGAGCGTCGCTTGCCGCTACTACTTGGCGGAGGCATTGGCGACTAATGGCGAGCTCGCGGAGTCCCTGGTTTTGCTGGACCAGGTCAAGGTGCGCGCCCCTGATTCCGAGTATGCACGAAGGGCCGACATTGTGCTGCCGGAGCTGCGTGAAATGGTCGTTCAGACTGGTGCGACCTATGATGAGACCATCGGCTCCGCCATGGTCCAGGTGACAACGGAGCCTCCAAAACGATTCAAGGCACAGATACGTGCGGCACTGGAATACGACGATAACGTCGCTGCCCGGTCCGATGATTCCTCGTTTTCAGGCCCGGAATCCTCCGGCCGCGGAGTGCTGGGTTGGGCGCTGGACTTCACCCCGCTGCAGCAGCAATTGGATGAATCGCCACTAACTCTCGGCCTAACTTACGATGGTTATCAGAGCTGGCATGAGCGCGGTCGCCTAACCGCTTTTGACGTGAATCAGAATATCCTGGGCGCTTACCTGGACCGCCAGGGGGAGCTGGCAGGCCTCCCCTACCGTGCGAGGCTGGGTGGAGCCTGGGAATACACTCAAGTTGGAGATGAATTCTTTAATTACGCACTGGGTTTACGTGCCCAATTTGACCTGCAATGGAAGCCATGGACCCTGACATCTCTGCGCTATGATTATGATTACAAAAACTTCAGTGAGGATACGATCCTGCCTGCCACCTTTTCACGCGATGGATCTTATCACCATGCTGGAGTGGACCAGTATTTCTATCTTTGCCAAAACCGTCTGATCTTGGGCGTGGGGTATGCTTATCGCTGGGCCGATACAACGGGAAAGCAATTTGAGACCAGTGCGCACACCGCCAACATTTCAATGCAGGTCGAACTGCCAGCGAAAATCACCTGGCGCGCGTCCGTCAACTACGCCAGCGAAGACTTCAACCAATACACTCCGGATCCCCAGCGTTTTGACAATGCCTGGATGTTTTCCACCTCGCTCTCCAGACCCATTTTCACCGATAACTTGAGCGTGGAACTCAGTTACAATTACACCATTGCCGACTCATCCGTCGCATTTGCCGAATACCAGCGGCAAGTCCTGGGTCTTGGTCTGCGCTACCGCTATTAA
- a CDS encoding peroxiredoxin — MRLLTAIFTGLFGSSCDAKDTRVGQPAPQVSGINQEGKTVDFNDLYQKGPTVVFFYPKASTPGCTAQACSLRDAFADLTKEGVQVIGVSLDTVEAQKKFKTDRKLPYDLIADTEGKVLEAFKVGKVMGGLLSMAQRQCFLIKDSKIVWHDESASTSSQANDIKKALASLE, encoded by the coding sequence ATGCGCCTGCTTACCGCCATTTTCACCGGTCTTTTCGGCAGTTCATGCGATGCCAAAGACACCCGCGTGGGCCAACCAGCGCCCCAAGTATCCGGTATCAACCAAGAAGGAAAGACGGTGGATTTTAACGATCTTTACCAAAAGGGGCCGACTGTGGTTTTCTTTTATCCCAAAGCCAGCACACCCGGCTGCACCGCCCAGGCCTGCTCGCTGAGGGATGCCTTTGCCGACCTAACCAAAGAAGGAGTGCAGGTCATCGGTGTTTCCCTGGACACCGTGGAAGCACAGAAAAAATTCAAGACTGATCGCAAGCTGCCCTATGACCTCATCGCCGATACGGAGGGCAAAGTTTTGGAGGCATTCAAAGTGGGCAAAGTCATGGGTGGACTTCTCTCCATGGCCCAACGCCAGTGCTTTCTGATCAAAGACAGCAAGATCGTCTGGCACGATGAAAGCGCCTCCACCAGCAGTCAGGCAAATGACATCAAGAAGGCGCTGGCGAGTTTGGAGTAA
- a CDS encoding Gfo/Idh/MocA family protein, which yields MGLNIISRRHFLGRTAGLAAGAFAGPNLLLRGQNTAGKKLNLAIIGANGKGQSDTQGVTLDHNIVALVDVDMNRLNEAAKKREDHHLKSGQQAPAAPKLYQDFRKMFDEMANEIDGVIVSTPDHTHYVAAMHAIKHNKHVCVQKPLCNYIGEVRELHKAAADAKITTQMGNQGRTMEGQRMAKEWVEQGAIGTLKEIRLWTNRPIWPQGPLVKKAAEVPAGLDWDLWLSSEATEPYFEFEIPEGMSAKRGNSIHPFNWRGWWQFGSGALGDMGCHIMDATFSILGQLIPEKIDATSSPISDTCAPVWSDLVYHMPAGKHAAMKVSWQDGSKDGKPNKPEISPHMTSELAKKAFDKASSGMMFIGTEGTIFEGEAYCGSPVIYNEERYTQVRLDMKAGKIKKTETRSVMPNNPQGEWAHHIVNGGLPSSNFDYSCPLTEFVLLGNLAVRAQQSVQWDKQGMKVSNVEAPNKFVSRPAYRDGWKA from the coding sequence ATGGGTCTTAACATCATCTCACGCCGTCATTTCCTCGGCCGCACGGCCGGCCTCGCAGCAGGAGCCTTCGCAGGCCCTAACCTTCTCCTCCGTGGCCAGAATACGGCTGGTAAGAAGCTGAACCTCGCCATCATCGGTGCCAACGGCAAAGGCCAGTCCGACACCCAGGGCGTGACCCTGGACCACAACATCGTCGCCCTCGTGGACGTGGACATGAACCGCCTCAACGAAGCGGCCAAAAAGCGCGAAGACCACCACTTGAAGTCCGGCCAGCAGGCTCCTGCCGCGCCAAAGCTGTATCAGGACTTCCGCAAGATGTTCGATGAAATGGCCAACGAGATCGATGGCGTCATCGTCTCCACTCCTGACCACACGCACTACGTGGCTGCCATGCATGCCATCAAGCATAACAAGCACGTTTGCGTTCAGAAGCCTTTGTGCAACTACATCGGTGAAGTGCGCGAGCTGCACAAAGCTGCCGCAGATGCAAAAATCACTACCCAGATGGGCAACCAGGGCCGCACCATGGAAGGCCAGCGCATGGCCAAAGAATGGGTCGAGCAGGGTGCCATCGGTACTCTCAAGGAAATCCGCCTGTGGACCAACCGCCCCATCTGGCCTCAGGGTCCGCTGGTGAAAAAAGCTGCCGAAGTGCCAGCTGGCCTCGATTGGGACCTCTGGCTTTCCAGCGAAGCCACCGAGCCTTATTTCGAATTTGAAATCCCTGAAGGCATGAGCGCCAAGCGCGGCAACAGCATCCACCCCTTCAACTGGCGTGGCTGGTGGCAGTTCGGCTCCGGTGCCCTGGGTGACATGGGTTGCCACATCATGGACGCTACCTTCAGCATCCTCGGTCAGCTCATCCCTGAGAAGATCGATGCTACCAGCAGCCCTATTTCCGATACCTGCGCCCCTGTGTGGTCGGACCTTGTTTATCACATGCCTGCTGGCAAACACGCTGCCATGAAAGTCTCCTGGCAGGATGGCTCCAAGGACGGCAAGCCTAACAAGCCTGAAATCTCCCCGCACATGACCAGTGAGCTGGCCAAAAAAGCTTTCGATAAAGCCAGCAGCGGCATGATGTTCATCGGCACTGAAGGAACCATCTTTGAAGGTGAAGCCTATTGCGGCAGCCCCGTCATCTACAACGAGGAGCGCTACACCCAGGTGCGCCTCGACATGAAGGCCGGCAAAATCAAGAAGACCGAAACCCGCAGCGTGATGCCGAACAACCCGCAGGGCGAGTGGGCTCACCACATCGTCAACGGCGGTCTGCCAAGCTCCAACTTCGACTACAGCTGCCCGCTGACGGAGTTCGTGCTTCTGGGCAACCTGGCCGTGCGTGCTCAGCAGAGCGTCCAGTGGGACAAGCAAGGCATGAAAGTCAGCAATGTGGAAGCTCCGAACAAGTTCGTCTCCCGCCCTGCCTACCGTGACGGCTGGAAAGCCTGA
- a CDS encoding tetratricopeptide repeat protein, translating into MKKSRLATLASLGLALIFSPFATAQVDDAAEQFFRGYVMKKDAEKMEADGNYAGALQVYQQMGQLFDTVAQSNPEWQPGMLANRRGLTQQAITRVQARLSQPAAAAATPAPAAPAAALPAQAPAPSMPVFSGSTEAPPPGILAAPAGTMPSLSDVLSQWEQTYRQRMLALETQNNQMQMDLTKWQQWYQWASGEINSARSEKDALAGKSAALEQAIETMKQEVAAGRANSGQMDALLKEKLNLEVEYRKVSQRLKAADVAAKDASQKLADSSLRITSLEKERNELLAERDATIKQRDEAIASRDTAMQERDKLSAQNLGMQTEIEAMKKRAPASDEVKTIMAENERLKTELATAQKQVATLQADATRKDQEIAQLRGQLTTLQTEMTALRQQSASYQTQVAELTLQMKNLQEGKPDAMTPELAKENELLREIVMRQLRSQYRQQQAKDLVLAELQKMEGVSSRLIEQVEELRGSRMTLSPEEEKLFSDPSVREMLGGDSIQGTLIAKVSKSDEPAPAEKPVNTLLDKANTAFSAQKFAEAAALYEDALRTDPKNTTALVGLGYSRQRENKLGEAEAALKKCLTYDPGNELAAFHLGVTHFKQQRWNDATGAFEKGLAKNPKNARARHYLGIISTKLNLLDRAEREFKTALAIDPAYGEAHFNLAVLYATWNPPQWDKAKSEYDLALKKGVNPDEALEKLLKGNGKSVSAR; encoded by the coding sequence ATGAAGAAAAGCCGCCTTGCCACCCTGGCCTCCCTTGGTCTCGCTCTGATCTTTTCCCCCTTTGCAACCGCACAGGTGGATGATGCTGCCGAGCAGTTTTTCCGGGGTTACGTCATGAAAAAGGATGCTGAAAAGATGGAGGCTGATGGCAATTACGCCGGCGCTTTGCAGGTCTATCAGCAAATGGGGCAGCTTTTTGACACAGTGGCCCAGAGCAATCCCGAGTGGCAGCCCGGCATGCTGGCCAATCGGCGAGGACTCACTCAGCAGGCCATCACCCGGGTGCAGGCCCGTCTTTCCCAGCCCGCTGCCGCAGCAGCCACGCCTGCACCGGCAGCTCCAGCAGCCGCGCTCCCCGCCCAGGCCCCGGCTCCCTCCATGCCCGTCTTCAGTGGCAGTACGGAGGCTCCGCCGCCAGGCATCCTGGCGGCTCCGGCAGGCACGATGCCCAGCCTGAGTGACGTGCTCTCCCAGTGGGAGCAGACTTACAGGCAGCGCATGCTGGCTCTGGAAACGCAGAATAACCAGATGCAGATGGATCTGACCAAGTGGCAGCAATGGTACCAGTGGGCCTCTGGTGAAATCAATTCCGCGCGCAGCGAGAAAGACGCGCTGGCCGGAAAAAGCGCCGCCCTGGAGCAGGCGATCGAAACCATGAAGCAGGAAGTGGCTGCTGGCCGTGCGAACAGTGGCCAAATGGATGCCCTGCTAAAGGAAAAACTAAATCTCGAAGTGGAATATCGCAAGGTCTCCCAACGCCTGAAGGCAGCAGACGTCGCGGCCAAAGATGCTTCTCAAAAACTGGCAGATTCTTCCCTGCGTATCACCTCGTTAGAAAAAGAGCGCAATGAACTGCTGGCTGAGCGTGATGCCACCATCAAACAACGGGATGAAGCCATCGCCTCCCGCGATACGGCCATGCAGGAGCGTGACAAGCTGAGTGCCCAAAACCTGGGCATGCAGACAGAAATCGAGGCCATGAAAAAACGCGCACCGGCCAGTGATGAGGTCAAGACCATCATGGCTGAAAACGAGCGGCTGAAAACAGAACTGGCTACTGCGCAAAAACAGGTGGCCACCCTCCAGGCGGATGCCACCCGGAAGGACCAGGAGATCGCCCAGCTACGTGGTCAGCTCACAACTTTGCAGACTGAGATGACAGCTCTGCGCCAGCAGAGCGCCAGCTATCAGACCCAGGTCGCGGAGCTGACACTGCAAATGAAGAACCTCCAGGAGGGCAAGCCGGATGCCATGACGCCGGAACTGGCCAAAGAAAATGAACTGCTACGGGAAATCGTGATGCGTCAACTCCGCAGCCAGTATCGCCAGCAGCAGGCTAAAGACCTGGTCCTGGCGGAATTGCAGAAAATGGAAGGTGTTTCCTCCCGGTTAATCGAGCAGGTGGAGGAGCTGCGTGGCAGCCGAATGACCCTTTCCCCAGAGGAAGAAAAACTGTTCTCCGATCCCTCCGTGCGTGAAATGCTGGGCGGTGACAGCATCCAGGGCACGCTCATCGCCAAAGTCTCTAAATCTGATGAGCCAGCTCCTGCTGAAAAGCCGGTAAACACCCTGCTGGACAAAGCCAACACGGCCTTCAGTGCGCAAAAATTTGCCGAAGCAGCCGCACTCTATGAAGATGCCCTCCGCACCGATCCAAAAAACACCACTGCCTTGGTCGGCCTGGGTTATTCACGCCAGCGCGAAAACAAACTCGGAGAAGCCGAGGCCGCTCTGAAGAAATGCCTGACCTATGACCCAGGCAATGAACTGGCCGCATTCCACCTCGGGGTCACCCACTTCAAACAACAGCGCTGGAATGACGCCACAGGTGCCTTTGAAAAGGGGCTCGCCAAGAACCCGAAAAATGCCCGCGCTCGCCACTACCTGGGCATCATCTCGACCAAGCTGAATCTCCTGGACCGCGCCGAACGCGAATTCAAAACTGCTCTCGCCATTGACCCGGCTTACGGCGAAGCCCATTTCAATCTGGCCGTCCTGTATGCCACCTGGAATCCTCCCCAGTGGGACAAAGCCAAGAGCGAGTATGATCTTGCGTTGAAAAAAGGCGTCAATCCGGACGAAGCCCTGGAAAAACTGCTCAAAGGCAACGGCAAATCGGTTTCCGCCCGGTGA
- a CDS encoding DUF1003 domain-containing protein: MTHTCAVTGRQHGSGKLCPLAALPPQIADLIRARSPHLDDSSLIGPDVLNEARLDYVRQLLQNQLGELSHLDEEVLQSLHRHEVLSEHPEKEEDIENSTLTVGQKLSDKLAEFGGSWTFIMSFGGFMAVWILLNVIFLANRGYDPYPFILLNLILSCLASLQAPVIMMSQNRQEARDRKRAEGDYKINLKAELEIRHLHDKMDYMLHHHATRLMEVQQIQLELLREMAKTRTQGE; encoded by the coding sequence ATGACTCATACTTGCGCGGTGACCGGCAGGCAGCATGGCAGCGGAAAATTGTGCCCCTTGGCGGCGCTGCCTCCTCAAATAGCCGATCTCATCCGGGCCCGGTCACCCCACCTGGATGACAGTTCCTTGATTGGCCCTGATGTGCTAAACGAGGCACGGCTGGACTACGTGCGCCAGTTACTGCAAAACCAGTTAGGTGAGCTTTCTCATCTGGATGAAGAAGTGCTGCAAAGCCTGCACCGGCATGAAGTGCTCAGCGAGCATCCGGAGAAAGAGGAGGACATTGAAAACTCTACACTGACCGTGGGCCAGAAGCTGTCTGACAAGCTCGCTGAATTTGGCGGCAGTTGGACTTTCATCATGTCCTTCGGCGGCTTTATGGCCGTCTGGATCTTGCTCAATGTCATCTTCCTGGCCAATCGTGGCTACGATCCTTATCCGTTCATTCTGCTGAACCTCATCCTTTCCTGTCTGGCATCCCTGCAGGCTCCCGTGATCATGATGAGCCAGAACCGCCAGGAAGCCCGTGACCGCAAGCGTGCCGAAGGAGACTACAAGATCAATCTCAAGGCGGAACTCGAGATCCGCCATTTGCATGATAAGATGGACTACATGCTCCACCATCACGCCACGCGCCTGATGGAAGTGCAGCAAATCCAGTTAGAACTTTTGAGGGAGATGGCCAAAACAAGGACGCAGGGTGAATGA